DNA from Acidobacteriota bacterium:
ATTAGCCGATGAGCACCCAAATTCCCGATTGGCTTCAAAATCCATCGCCAGCTTCCCCTGGGTCGGAGCAATCAACGAATACAGCGTTTTAGCTTCTTTGCGGGTTCCAGGTAACCGGGTCAGGGTGAACCCAGTTGAGGACGATGTAGGGCTGGTGTTCTCAAGTGCTTTCAGGGCAGTGAGATTGCGCGTGGCAACCTGAGTGGACTCGGGTTGGCCGGGTGCGGGCGATGGATTGACGGTTGAAACAACGCGCACATCTTCTTTGGAAAAGACTGGATCCGCCAGAATCGCGAGCTTTTTCGGCGCCGGTTGACGAGTTGCGGTCTCCTGCCTCAGAACCGCCAGGGTCGAAGCCGAGGGCAACGTTATAATTTCATTGTGTTCAATCAAATACGACCATTTCGGGTTCGTCGGCTGGGGTTCAGTCGCTTGAGGAACCGGCAATGCGGCAAATGGAATCAAGTGCAGGGCACCATCCGGCACAATCACGACTCGCTTTGTCCCAAGCTGGCTTCTCACCGGCCCCAGAATCATTTGACTCAAGACCAGCATGGGGTTCATTTCAGGCTCAGTGTTTTGAGTTTGTGCGGCGTTGTCAGTTGGCGACTTTACTGCAGATAGATTTCGCACAGATGGTTCTTTCACCGAAACAGATTCATATGCCTTTCGAGCCAGGTCATTGATGACTTCCTGTTTTGGAAGCTCGTAGACCTCAATTTCAGCCGGTGATACAACCCATACATAACTCACCTTTTCTCCCAGATGATATTCCAAAAGGATGGTATCCGGTGCCAGGACTTGAGCCTGGATTTGTTTGAGCGACAATGGTTGAGGTTCGGTGAGCGCACTGTAGCGCGGGCTGGCTTGTCGAATCTGATTTCGCACCTGCTGGTATTCTTCCCTGTACTGAGCGATTTCTTTTTCAGCCGCCTGCAGACCTTCGGCACTGGTTTTTCGAGTTTTAAGCGACAACAGACGATTGGATTTATCCTGTAGCAACTGCTTCAAATTCCGCTCTTGTTCAAGCAACTTCGGATCAACCCCCTGACGAATATCAATCCGGCTTTCATTGATCAGATCAAGCAACCCACGGGCATGGGCTCGTTCGCTGATCTCAAAAGCTGTCGCCAGAAAGTGGGCGGCTGGTTGCTGCTGGTGGGAGCGAATTAACAAATCAAGGTAGATATCATAATACTTTCGAATGGTGGCAAAATATGAAGTTCGAAACTGGTCACTTGTTACGTTTGACCGAATTTTTTCAACCAGTTGCAGAGCATGTTCGATGTGTTGAAGCGCAACGCCCAGGTTGCCCCGATCACGTTCGACAGTAGTCAGCAAACCAAATACCTGGGCCAGTGTCGCAGGTTCATTTAACACCTGACGGAGTTCAAGTGCTTTCTGGAACATCACCAGCTTCTCCTCGGAGTTTTCGGTGAGTTTTCCTTTTTGAACATAGTAATTGGCCAGTGTAGATCGATCTCCAGTTTGAGTGGAAATGGTAAATCCCTGTTCAAGAATTTCCAGTGCTCTGGCCTGATTTCCACCCTGGATGTGCGCTGTTGCCAGATCA
Protein-coding regions in this window:
- a CDS encoding tetratricopeptide repeat protein; translation: MNASRGRRFALVCLLMVLTGLGFQPVKSVTAASAISIQEPPPALAPIQELQPGTPVERSFKPEELHRYTIQGKAEHFMAAWVTEKGVNLVVEVFAPDGKKLISQNGVMGRGKENVRLLLKDDGLYRVQVKGYTPASAGDYVIETVIRQPTENDRLLLAADDDYYKAQSLYNTQTPEALEQAIAQLKTVLRTYQTLNQIEDQGSTYALMGHIWLLATQIQNAQEAYAQALKIYLALNDELSQALILEKMGQAALSNNEDQKGLDLYLQSLKINEKLGNQVGVTMTYLAIGVAYNRFGEKQKALECYQKSLPLAKKLEFNAGIAATLNNMGRVYDDLGEEQKALEYYFEAIPFQKTLINKRPIGITHNNIGKIYLTLGDSARAIEHFEKALEISSSEKDQLTQALALFNLGRVFLETNQTSKALDFLGQAQVLAQETKNQVQQARIMLDLATAHIQGGNQARALEILEQGFTISTQTGDRSTLANYYVQKGKLTENSEEKLVMFQKALELRQVLNEPATLAQVFGLLTTVERDRGNLGVALQHIEHALQLVEKIRSNVTSDQFRTSYFATIRKYYDIYLDLLIRSHQQQPAAHFLATAFEISERAHARGLLDLINESRIDIRQGVDPKLLEQERNLKQLLQDKSNRLLSLKTRKTSAEGLQAAEKEIAQYREEYQQVRNQIRQASPRYSALTEPQPLSLKQIQAQVLAPDTILLEYHLGEKVSYVWVVSPAEIEVYELPKQEVINDLARKAYESVSVKEPSVRNLSAVKSPTDNAAQTQNTEPEMNPMLVLSQMILGPVRSQLGTKRVVIVPDGALHLIPFAALPVPQATEPQPTNPKWSYLIEHNEIITLPSASTLAVLRQETATRQPAPKKLAILADPVFSKEDVRVVSTVNPSPAPGQPESTQVATRNLTALKALENTSPTSSSTGFTLTRLPGTRKEAKTLYSLIAPTQGKLAMDFEANREFGCSSANTVILNRLKFGG